From the genome of Eublepharis macularius isolate TG4126 chromosome 12, MPM_Emac_v1.0, whole genome shotgun sequence, one region includes:
- the NGDN gene encoding neuroguidin translates to MAEEQPPPALDVGEKVEADLPAAIHLLKSLQEQVVAVTHHVQSLAQKVRAGTYPTEKGLSFLEVKDQMLLLYLQDLSHLILEKTSGRSIAGHPALLRLVETRTVLEKMRPIDQKLKYQVDKLVKAAVTGALGENDPLRFKPNPSNLMSKLSESEEEESGEAATDAKSSGKDTSKGGSRKYVPPRLVPVHYDETEAEKEKKMLEQAKKRALSSSIIRELKEQYSDAPEEIREGRYTHATRQSREDEHRTSYEENMMVRLNVTRKEKARQRRAATMASHLNSLTHFGDISALTGAAPPLDEDLSPQKKRRKKIGTKSGRKKKGFHRRR, encoded by the exons ATGGCGGAGGAACAGCCGCCTCCAGCACTGGACGTGGGG gAGAAAGTTGAAGCAGACCTGCCTGCTGCGATTCACTTATTGAAATCCCTCCAAGAACAG GTGGTTGCAGTGACCCATCATGTCCAGAGCCTGGCTCAGAAAGTGAGGGCAGGGACCTACCCCACTGAGAAG GGTCTCAGTTTCCTGGAAGTGAAGGACCAGATGCTCCTCCTTTACCTCCAAGATCTCTCTCATCTGATCCTGGAGAAAACATCTGGGCGCTCCATTGCTGGCCACCCTGCCTTGCTGCGTTTGGTGGAGACCCGAACG GTTTTAGAGAAGATGCGGCCCATTGACCAGAAACTGAAGTACCAGGTTGATAAGCTGGTGAAGGCGGCTGTTACTGGGGCCCTGG GTGAAAATGACCCACTGAGGTTCAAGCCAAATCCCAGCAATCTGATGAGCAag CTTAGTGAGTCAGAGGAGGAAGAAAGTGGAGAAGCTGCCACTGATGCAAAGAGTTCTGGGAAAGATACATCTAAAGGAGGGAGCAGGAAATACGTCCCACCCCGCCTGGTGCCTGTGCATTATG ATGAAACTGAGgcagagaaggagaagaagatgCTGGAGCAAGCCAAGAAGCGAGCCCTCAGCAGCTCCATCATCCGGGAACTGAAAGAACAGTACTCGGATGCTCCCGAGGAAATCCGGGAGGGGCGCTACACCCATGCCACCAGGCAGAGCCGGGAGGATGAGCACAG GACCAGCTATGAGGAGAACATGATGGTGCGTCTCAACGTCACTCGGAAGGAGAAGGCCCGCCAGAGGCGTGCTGCAACCATGGCGTCCCACCTCAACTCCCTTACCCACTTTGGGGACATCAGCGCATTGACCGGGGCAGCGCCCCCACTGGATGAG GATTTGAGCCCccaaaagaagagaaggaagaagatcGGCACGAAAAGCGGCAGGAAGAAAAAGG GTTTCCACAGGAGGCGATAG